A part of Paenibacillus donghaensis genomic DNA contains:
- a CDS encoding ubiquinol-cytochrome c reductase iron-sulfur subunit, whose amino-acid sequence MSSQNEPHELGSEAQPPSRNEMSRRQFLTYTLGGASAFMGMGALLPMIHFAVDPILHKKGAGEFIKVAEAGQITEEPQEFTFELHQQDGWYASTATLTAWIRKEANGDIYALSPICKHLGCTVGWNNNKAYPDEYHCPCHGARYTKLGKNLIVSPKPLDQYKTKIENGWVLLGDIIPNTVARKEA is encoded by the coding sequence ATGAGCAGCCAAAATGAGCCACATGAGCTTGGGTCTGAAGCCCAGCCGCCCAGCCGTAATGAGATGTCGCGCCGCCAATTCCTAACGTACACACTCGGGGGAGCTTCAGCCTTCATGGGTATGGGTGCTCTTCTACCGATGATCCATTTCGCCGTGGACCCGATTCTACATAAAAAAGGCGCCGGTGAATTTATCAAGGTAGCGGAGGCCGGCCAAATTACCGAAGAGCCGCAGGAGTTTACCTTTGAGCTGCACCAGCAAGACGGATGGTATGCCAGTACAGCAACGCTGACCGCATGGATCCGCAAAGAGGCGAATGGAGATATTTATGCGCTTTCACCGATCTGCAAACACCTCGGATGCACCGTTGGCTGGAATAATAATAAGGCTTATCCTGATGAATACCATTGTCCCTGCCACGGAGCCAGGTATACCAAGCTGGGCAAGAATCTGATTGTGTCGCCGAAGCCGCTTGACCAGTACAAAACGAAAATTGAAAATGGCTGGGTACTGCTGGGCGATATTATTCCCAACACAGTAGCCAGGAAGGAGGCGTAG
- a CDS encoding nucleotide pyrophosphohydrolase has protein sequence MDKSLSDIQREVDAYISQFKEGYFSPLSMMARMSEEVGELAREVNHQFGEKPKKADEADNSIELELGDILFITICFANSLGIDLTEAHNKVMHKFGTRDAERWTKKDTD, from the coding sequence ATGGATAAAAGCCTTAGTGACATTCAGCGCGAAGTAGATGCTTATATATCGCAGTTCAAGGAAGGATATTTCAGTCCGCTGTCCATGATGGCCCGCATGTCCGAGGAAGTCGGGGAGCTGGCGCGTGAAGTCAACCACCAGTTCGGCGAGAAGCCGAAGAAAGCGGATGAAGCCGACAATTCCATTGAGCTTGAACTGGGCGATATTCTGTTTATCACCATTTGTTTTGCCAATTCGCTTGGCATTGACCTGACGGAAGCGCATAACAAGGTGATGCATAAGTTTGGCACCAGGGACGCCGAGCGTTGGACGAAGAAAGACACAGATTAG
- a CDS encoding menaquinol-cytochrome c reductase cytochrome b/c subunit, producing MAHGKGDNSKEKIVYVGDSRVRRGSGFISPPDYSAYPGKSEAFIPNFLLKEWMVGVVVLVGILVLTISEAAPLGFPANPSATVIPIPDWYFLFLYQYLKLPYASGDYIVLGTLGVTGVAFGALLLAPFLDTGKERRFYRRPIASSLMFLSLAAIVYLTNTAWTEYKHEMAETNQIPEDVQREEQAAEKRAKGLPTTSAIQTKEIAIVDKDDPAMALFKQATCIACHAADMKGAGGAPSLRGVGDTHDKAAILTIIKEGQGQMPPMQETALGAGLTEQDIDSLAGWLAKQKSQQ from the coding sequence ATGGCGCATGGAAAGGGAGATAACTCCAAGGAAAAAATCGTCTATGTCGGGGACTCCAGGGTCCGCCGGGGCAGCGGCTTTATCTCACCGCCCGATTATTCGGCGTATCCCGGCAAATCGGAGGCTTTTATCCCCAACTTTCTATTAAAAGAGTGGATGGTCGGTGTAGTTGTGCTGGTTGGAATCCTGGTGCTGACGATTTCCGAAGCGGCTCCGCTCGGATTCCCGGCTAATCCCAGTGCCACGGTCATTCCTATTCCGGACTGGTATTTTCTGTTTCTCTACCAATACCTGAAGCTCCCGTATGCTTCTGGTGATTATATCGTGCTCGGCACACTTGGCGTAACCGGTGTCGCTTTCGGAGCGCTGCTGCTTGCCCCCTTCCTCGATACGGGCAAAGAACGCCGCTTCTACCGCAGGCCCATTGCCTCCTCGCTGATGTTCCTGTCACTGGCGGCCATTGTGTATCTGACCAACACTGCCTGGACGGAATACAAGCATGAAATGGCCGAGACCAACCAGATTCCGGAGGATGTGCAGCGTGAGGAGCAGGCGGCGGAGAAACGTGCCAAGGGTTTGCCCACTACCAGTGCTATACAGACCAAAGAAATTGCCATTGTTGATAAGGATGATCCGGCGATGGCACTGTTCAAGCAGGCGACCTGCATCGCCTGCCATGCTGCCGATATGAAAGGAGCCGGAGGTGCTCCTTCGCTGCGCGGTGTGGGTGATACCCATGACAAGGCGGCCATTCTTACTATAATTAAAGAGGGGCAGGGACAGATGCCCCCTATGCAGGAGACGGCCCTGGGCGCGGGTCTCACAGAGCAGGACATCGACAGTCTTGCAGGCTGGCTTGCCAAACAAAAAAGTCAACAGTAA
- a CDS encoding YitT family protein: MNSSKMISIGKSAAPIMLGTAVYAFGLLYFIIPNQLMEGGVTGITLLLNYALNIPVFLTTLLLNLPLFWLGWKVLGAGQIAYTGIGIGSLTFFLWLFERMIAAGWIVPFTTEHDFILAALYAGVTLGLGLGIVFRFGGTTGGVDIVARILGRKFGWSMGQIILAVDVIIIGASLFYIPREKILYTLVAVFIASRVIDFIQEGAYAAKAFTIISDASPQIADLITAEMDRGVTLIPAIGAYSKQAKHMVYCVVSRSEIRRLSLLVKSIDPQAFVIISDVHDVHGEGFRQT; the protein is encoded by the coding sequence ATGAATTCATCCAAAATGATATCCATTGGCAAAAGCGCTGCCCCCATTATGCTCGGCACCGCAGTATACGCGTTTGGGTTGCTGTATTTCATTATTCCCAACCAACTAATGGAAGGCGGAGTAACCGGGATTACGCTGCTGCTTAATTATGCGCTTAACATTCCTGTCTTCCTGACCACCCTGCTGCTGAATCTGCCGCTCTTCTGGCTGGGCTGGAAGGTGCTTGGCGCTGGGCAGATTGCTTATACTGGCATAGGGATCGGCAGTCTGACCTTTTTTCTCTGGCTGTTCGAGCGGATGATCGCTGCCGGCTGGATCGTGCCTTTTACCACGGAGCATGATTTCATCCTGGCTGCTCTTTATGCCGGAGTCACGCTGGGACTGGGGTTGGGTATCGTCTTCCGCTTCGGGGGAACCACCGGAGGGGTCGATATTGTCGCCCGCATCCTGGGCCGGAAATTTGGCTGGAGCATGGGCCAGATTATTCTGGCTGTCGACGTCATTATTATCGGTGCATCGCTGTTTTATATCCCCAGGGAGAAAATATTGTATACACTCGTTGCCGTATTTATTGCCTCACGGGTAATCGACTTTATCCAGGAGGGGGCTTATGCCGCCAAAGCCTTTACGATTATCAGCGACGCCTCTCCGCAGATTGCCGACCTGATCACGGCCGAGATGGACCGGGGCGTGACGCTTATCCCAGCCATCGGCGCTTATTCCAAACAAGCCAAGCATATGGTCTATTGTGTCGTATCCCGTTCGGAGATCCGCCGGCTCAGCCTGCTGGTCAAATCGATCGATCCCCAGGCCTTCGTCATTATCAGTGACGTACATGACGTGCATGGTGAAGGCTTCCGGCAGACCTGA
- a CDS encoding gamma carbonic anhydrase family protein, with protein MQIAYGDYIPQIADGVYVAQGAKLVGDVRMGRHSSIWFNAVLRGDLAPVIIGERCNIQDVAVGHVAEGLPLVLEDDITIGHSAIIHGCRIGKGTLVGMGAIVLNGAEIGEYALIGAGALITENAIIPPYTLSLGSPAKVVRELTDKDLLRMARTTESYVIKAQEFGIS; from the coding sequence ATGCAGATCGCTTATGGGGATTACATACCGCAGATTGCCGATGGCGTCTACGTGGCGCAAGGAGCGAAGCTGGTGGGTGATGTCAGAATGGGCCGGCACTCGAGTATCTGGTTTAATGCCGTACTCCGGGGAGACCTGGCACCTGTAATCATTGGGGAACGCTGCAATATTCAGGATGTCGCAGTGGGCCATGTGGCAGAAGGACTGCCGCTTGTGCTGGAGGATGATATTACCATCGGCCATTCCGCCATTATCCATGGCTGCAGGATAGGCAAAGGCACATTAGTTGGAATGGGGGCCATTGTTCTGAACGGTGCAGAGATTGGTGAATATGCTTTAATAGGAGCCGGAGCGCTTATAACCGAGAACGCCATCATCCCCCCGTATACACTTTCTCTGGGTTCACCGGCTAAAGTGGTCCGGGAATTGACCGACAAGGACCTGTTGCGGATGGCACGTACTACTGAAAGTTATGTTATCAAGGCCCAAGAGTTCGGAATCTCTTAA
- a CDS encoding sporulation protein YpjB encodes MPGRRTYWWMGLLLLWLLAGTGHAAASVSQDAEAAASGSEPAVIGGSSGAQRLEQAAEALYDYVLAGDLAKIRQESDKISQIVVSSSFEGMTSVEGIHALSAVIMDLKAEVASVQFSKERSEAAAAKLRLAANSLNHPGQPMWQQYYKLVREDLGKMEQSAAAGDQEGWKAALERLQSRYDNIRPAVIISSKPEVVSAFDTWLSYAAGVPAAAHKPDRTRLLEIVSYGQEAARVMFGKEKDEPALSLPLSPQSYGIWGLLAAGFIISALVYTGFRKYRGENSEWKTV; translated from the coding sequence ATGCCGGGCAGGAGAACTTATTGGTGGATGGGGCTGCTGCTTCTCTGGCTGCTGGCCGGTACGGGCCATGCTGCGGCCTCTGTTTCGCAAGATGCAGAAGCCGCAGCTTCCGGAAGTGAACCGGCGGTGATCGGAGGCAGCAGCGGGGCTCAGCGCTTGGAGCAGGCGGCTGAAGCACTGTATGATTATGTGCTGGCAGGCGACCTGGCCAAGATCAGGCAGGAGAGCGACAAGATCTCACAGATTGTCGTCTCTTCCTCGTTCGAGGGAATGACGTCTGTGGAGGGCATTCATGCGTTGTCAGCCGTAATTATGGATCTGAAGGCTGAGGTGGCCAGCGTCCAGTTCTCCAAGGAGCGCTCGGAGGCGGCTGCAGCTAAGCTGCGGCTGGCGGCCAACAGCCTGAATCATCCGGGGCAGCCGATGTGGCAGCAATATTACAAGCTGGTGCGTGAGGATCTGGGCAAGATGGAGCAGAGCGCGGCAGCGGGTGATCAGGAGGGCTGGAAGGCGGCGCTGGAACGGCTGCAGAGCCGATATGACAATATCCGGCCTGCAGTGATTATTTCGAGCAAACCCGAGGTGGTAAGCGCCTTCGATACCTGGCTCTCCTATGCTGCCGGAGTTCCGGCTGCCGCCCATAAGCCGGACCGGACCCGGCTGCTGGAGATTGTCTCGTACGGCCAGGAGGCGGCGAGGGTCATGTTCGGCAAGGAAAAGGATGAGCCGGCCCTGTCGCTGCCGCTCTCTCCGCAGTCCTATGGAATCTGGGGGCTGCTGGCGGCAGGCTTCATTATAAGCGCGCTGGTGTACACGGGCTTCCGCAAATACCGTGGTGAGAACTCAGAATGGAAGACGGTATAG
- a CDS encoding IDEAL domain-containing protein, which translates to MDKMKATYEVMLGLAAEMVWDEALRKRRTDILYREIDTALAAGDESAFRKYTEELKSLA; encoded by the coding sequence ATGGACAAAATGAAAGCTACCTATGAAGTGATGCTAGGACTTGCGGCAGAAATGGTGTGGGATGAGGCGCTACGGAAGCGCCGCACTGACATCTTGTACCGGGAGATCGACACGGCGCTGGCTGCCGGAGATGAGTCGGCTTTCCGGAAATATACAGAAGAACTGAAGAGTTTAGCCTAA
- a CDS encoding DUF1405 domain-containing protein has product MAVHWFEKLFKNRGIIWLLFIVNLLGTIYGYIWYGDQMEATAASSPLWLLPFVPDSPTASLFFTLALLLLLYPPKSIAGTVIRELVEALAVLTSVKYGIWAVGIIFAGAAQGDVLNWKDWMLVVSHTGMAVEALLYARFFAYRRMLPLALFWTLANDFIDYSFGVYPWLPGVLDDDVVQVQYLTLLLTAFSTGLAWVFSGRYKPVHSRLPYRSSRP; this is encoded by the coding sequence ATGGCAGTTCATTGGTTTGAGAAACTGTTTAAAAACCGGGGAATCATTTGGCTGTTGTTTATCGTCAATCTCCTCGGCACCATCTATGGCTATATATGGTACGGCGATCAGATGGAGGCAACGGCGGCCAGCTCTCCGCTCTGGCTGCTGCCTTTTGTTCCGGATAGTCCAACGGCAAGCCTGTTCTTTACTCTGGCGCTGCTGCTGCTGCTCTATCCGCCGAAGAGTATTGCAGGAACGGTGATCCGTGAGCTGGTCGAAGCGCTGGCTGTGCTCACCTCTGTCAAATACGGGATCTGGGCGGTGGGTATTATTTTTGCCGGCGCTGCCCAGGGAGATGTGCTGAACTGGAAGGATTGGATGCTGGTCGTCTCCCATACGGGGATGGCGGTCGAGGCGTTGCTGTACGCACGTTTCTTCGCTTACCGCAGAATGCTGCCGCTGGCCCTGTTCTGGACCTTAGCCAATGATTTTATCGATTACTCCTTCGGCGTCTATCCTTGGCTGCCCGGTGTGCTGGATGACGACGTGGTACAGGTGCAATATTTGACTCTTCTACTTACAGCCTTCAGCACCGGGCTGGCCTGGGTGTTCAGCGGCAGATACAAGCCGGTTCATTCGCGGCTGCCTTACCGGAGCAGCAGGCCTTAG
- a CDS encoding DUF2487 family protein has translation MKFSDFDRQSWEENGRYYDTCLIPVTGLSGAEDPVDTIEALERLRDFLDRIERPYRGRIVVYPAVQYRAGTAGSEYINDICRKVKSSYFQYAVMASADIPLSTTDIYESDLVLSLTAFDHVTKSELNLEIGRRIQEMWQS, from the coding sequence ATGAAATTTAGTGATTTTGACAGGCAGAGCTGGGAAGAGAATGGCAGGTATTACGATACCTGTCTTATTCCGGTAACCGGACTTAGTGGAGCAGAAGATCCTGTAGACACCATTGAAGCGCTGGAGCGACTGCGAGATTTCCTGGATCGAATTGAACGGCCATACAGAGGACGAATCGTTGTGTATCCGGCAGTGCAATACCGAGCAGGGACCGCGGGAAGCGAATATATTAATGATATTTGCCGGAAAGTCAAATCCAGTTACTTCCAGTACGCTGTGATGGCCAGTGCGGATATTCCCCTCTCTACAACAGATATTTATGAAAGCGATTTAGTCCTTAGCCTGACTGCATTTGATCATGTTACAAAAAGTGAATTGAATCTGGAAATCGGCCGCCGGATCCAAGAGATGTGGCAGAGCTGA
- the qcrB gene encoding menaquinol-cytochrome c reductase cytochrome b subunit: MFKNVYNWIDERLDITPIWRDVADHEVPEHVNPAHHFSAFVYCFGGLTFFITVIQILSGMFLTMYYVPDIINAYASVEYLQTKVASGKIVRGMHHWGASLVIVMMFLHTMRVFFTGSYKAPREMNWVVGMLIFFVMLGLGLTGYLLPWDNKAYFATKVTLEIANSVPVMGPVLKELMQGGGIVGAQTLTRFFALHVFFLPAVLLILLVGHFVMIRKQGISGPL; encoded by the coding sequence ATGTTTAAGAATGTCTACAACTGGATTGATGAACGTCTGGACATTACGCCGATCTGGAGAGATGTTGCCGACCATGAGGTCCCGGAGCATGTCAACCCTGCCCATCACTTCTCAGCTTTTGTGTATTGCTTTGGCGGCCTCACCTTCTTCATCACCGTTATTCAGATTCTGTCGGGCATGTTCCTGACCATGTATTATGTGCCGGATATTATCAATGCGTATGCCAGCGTGGAATATCTGCAGACCAAGGTAGCCTCCGGCAAAATAGTGCGCGGTATGCATCACTGGGGCGCCAGCCTGGTCATTGTGATGATGTTCCTGCATACGATGCGGGTGTTCTTCACCGGCTCCTACAAGGCGCCGCGCGAGATGAACTGGGTAGTGGGTATGCTGATCTTTTTCGTTATGCTGGGTCTTGGCCTGACCGGATATCTGCTGCCGTGGGACAACAAGGCCTATTTCGCCACCAAGGTTACGCTGGAAATTGCCAACTCCGTGCCGGTGATGGGACCGGTGCTGAAGGAGCTGATGCAGGGCGGCGGTATCGTGGGTGCGCAGACGTTGACCCGGTTTTTTGCGCTGCATGTGTTTTTCCTGCCTGCGGTGCTGCTGATTCTGCTGGTTGGACACTTTGTGATGATCCGCAAGCAGGGAATATCGGGGCCGCTCTAA